Below is a window of Veillonella rodentium DNA.
TCATTTCTATGATTTGTTAGAAGAACTGCATGAAGGCGATGTACTCGTATTTAATAATACGAAGGTCATTCCGGCACGACTCTATGGTCATCGCCGAGAATCCGGCGGTAAAGTGGAGGTCTTGCTGCTCACACCATGTGGTGAAAGTCGCTGGGAATGTCTTGTTAAACCGGGAAAAAAATGTCCTATAGGACAAGTTATTGAATTTGATGATCGACTTAGAGGCACCGTATTAGATAAAACTGAATTTGGCGGTCGCATTATTGAATTTACCTGTGATGGTGTATTTGATGATATCATTCAGGAGATCGGTGAAATGCCGTTGCCTCCGTATATTCATGAGAAACTGAAGGATAAAGATCGTTATCAGACGGTGTATGCAAAGGAAAAAGGCTCTGCTGCGGCACCGACGGCGGGGCTTCATTTTACGCCGCAACTGTTAGATGCAATCAAGGCAAAGGGAGTATCCTTGGAATTTGTTACCCTCCATGTCGGTATTGGAACCTTCAGACCGGTATCGGCGGAAAGCATTGAAGATCATGAAATGCATAGTGAATTTTTTGTTGTTCCTAAAGATGTAGCGGACCGCATAAATGCGGCGAAGCGCAACGGTTCCCGCATTATTGCGGTAGGAACCACGTCGGTGCGTACATTGGAGTCCGCCACCGATGATGATGGTATATTACAGGGGATGAGTGGATGGACGCAAATTTTTATTTATCCCGGGTATCAATTTAAGATGATTGATGCTCTCGTGACGAATTTCCATCTGCCCCAATCTACATTATTGATGTTGATCAGTGCTCTAGCAGGCCGTGAACATTGTTTGGCGGCTTATGAAGAAGCTGTTCGAGAGAGGTATCGCTTTTTCAGTTTTGGCGATGCTATGTTTATACGATAGGAGAGGACATGGCCAGTATAACCTTTGAATTACAAAAGACCTGTCCTCATACAGGGGCGCGTGCAGGTCTATTACACACACCTCATGGTACGTTTCAGACGCCTATGTTTATGCCTGTAGGCACACAAGCTACGGTAAAAACGATGACGCCGGAGGAATTGAAAGACATGGGCTCTCAAGTCATCTTGAGTAATACGTATCATTTATTTTTGCGTCCTGGCGCTGAATTGATTGAAGAAGCCGGCGGCCTTCATACATTTATGAATTGGGATCAGGCGATTCTTACAGATAGCGGCGGATTCCAGGTGTTCAGCTTGGGGGACATGCGTAAAATCACGGAGGAAGGTGTTACTTTCAGATCGCATATTGACGGATCGAAACAATTTTTATCACCCGAGGTCGCTACAAAGGTACAGGAACAGTTGGGATCCGATATTGCGATGGCCTTTGATGAATGCATTCCGTATCCGGCAGATCATGATTATGCTAAACGCTCTACGGCACGTACCACTCGATGGGCTCATCGATGTCAGGAGGCGCGTCATGCACATGACCGTCAAGGCATGTTCGGTATCGTCCAGGGCGGTATGTACAAGGCTTTGCGTAAACAAAGCGCTGAAGAATTGGTTGCGATGGATTTTGAAGGATATAGTATCGGCGGTTTATCGGTAGGTGAACCGCATGATTTGATGAATGAAATCCTCGAATATACTACACCGTTATTACCGACCGATAAAGCCCGTTATCTGATGGGGGTCGGTACGGCGGACTGCCTAGTGGAAGGCGTGGCACGCGGTGTCGATATGTTTGACTGTGTATATCCGACGCGGGTAGCTCGCAACGGGATGGCCATGACCTGGAAGGGGCGTCTCAATATTCGAAATGCCGTTTATAGCAGGGATTGGGGTCCGTTGGAGGAAGGTTGTCAATGCTATACCTGTCAAAATTATTCTCGCGCTTATATTCGTCATTTGTATAAGGCGGAGGAAATTCTAGCGTTGAGACTCGTAACATATCATAATCTTTATTTTTTACTTGAGTTTATGCGTCAAATGCGTCAAGCTATCCTAGAGGATCGATTCCCTCAATTCAGAATGCAGTTCTGGGATAGTTTTAAAAAATAGTAATTTAGTCTAGTCAAATTTATCTTAGATGGCTATACTAGAAAAGAAATACAAATTTATTATCTAGGAGGAAAAAATGGGAGATATCCAACAAATATTACAAACCAGCTGGCCGATTTTGTTAATGGTAGTGATTTTTTATTTCTTATTGTGGCGTCCACAAAAGAAACAACAAAAAGAACGCGCCAACCTTTTGGGCAGTTTGAAAAAAGGTCAGAAAATCGTTACTATCGGTGGTATTTATGGAGAAATCATTGAGCTTGACGATGAAAAGGTGAAGGTACAGGTTGCTGAAAAGGTTGAATTGACTTTTGCGCGCACCGCTATTGCAAATGTGCTTTCCAAGAAAAATAAGGACGAAAAATAATGAATACGAAGGAAGCAGTGCGCCGGGCGTGTAAATCCGTGCGCGCTGCTTTATCGATTGAAGATTGTGAACGATGGACAAAATCGTTAACAGAACAAATTACTTTGAATCCTCGGTATCAGTCGGCAAAGACCGTTATGGCTTATTTAGCGATGCCTAAAGAGGCTAATTTAGACGGTGTAATCAGACATGCCTTAATATGCGGTAAATCTGTATACGTTCCTGTATGTGTCGATAAGACGACGATGATTGCAGTTCGTCTGCAGTCTTTGGATGCTGTTACTCGTGGTGTTCTAGGTATACGTATTCCTCCTGAACCATATGATATCATCCAGCCGGATGATCTGGATTTGATTCTTGTGCCCGGTGCGGGATTTGACCGTTATGGCGGGCGCATGGGAATGGGAAACGGTTATTATGATCGATTTCTCGCGGGGCTTTCACCATCATTCTATATAGGCGTGTGTTGGAGTGCTCAATTGAGCGATACACCGATTCCGATGGATGAGCACGATTGTCGGGTGGAACAGATTATTACAGAGCAAGGCATAGTGCATTGCGTGCAGTAGAAGGGAGCAACTATTTTGAAAGGCAAAGCTATAGTAAAGTTTTTATTTGCCGTTGCTGTCATCATTGGGTTATTTGCGTACTTTATTCAACCTTTAGCGGGATCCTTGAAACAAGGTCTTGATTTACAAGGCGGTACGCATATCGTACTGGAAGCGGAAGATTCCGCAACCGGTGTGGCTGATAATGATGCGGTTGAACGGGCAAAACAGATCTTGGAGCGTCGTATTAATGAAATGGGGCTATCCGAACCGTTGGTACAACGTGAAGGGGCTCGTCGTATTATCATCGAATTGCCGGGGGTAAAAGATCCTGACGAAGCAATTAAACGTATCGGTAAGACAGCGGTGTTGGAATTTAAAAATGATCAGGGCCAAACCGTAATGACCGGTGATGATTTGAAAGATGCGAAGGAAGAGCTGGGACAGAATAAACAACCGCTTGTTGCCATTGAATTGAGCGATGAAGGGGCTAAGAAATTTGCCGATTTGACATCTAAAAATATCGGTCGTCGCATAGCGATTACATTGGATGGTAAAGAGTTGACGAATCCCGTAGTACAACAAGCTATTACAGGCGGTAAAGCGACTATTTCCGGCAGTCAAACGTTGGAAGAAGCCAAAGACTTAGCGATTCTTTTGCGTTCCGGTGCATTGCCTGTAAAAATCAATGTATTGGAAGTACGTACAGTGGGTCCGTCCCTGGGACAGGACTCGAAGGATAAATCCGTTGTAGCATTCAGTGCCGGGATCGCTATGATTATGATCTTCCTGATCATTTTGTATCGTTTGTCCGGTGTTGTAGCTAATCTTGCATTACTTGTGTATGTTCTGCTTCTATTACTCGTATTGGGCAAGGGCTTTGCTGCAACCATGACATTGCCGGGTATTGCCGGTATTATCCTGTCTATGGGGGTCGCGGTAGATGCGAATATCCTCATATTTGAGCGATTTAAAGAAGAGGTATTTTCCGGTAAATCCATGCGTGTTGCTATGGAAGCCGGTTTTAGCCGTGCATTGGCAACCATTACCGATGCGAACGTATCCGTTATTATTACGGCGGCTATTTTGACGATTCTCGGATCAGGACCTGTTAGAGGTTTTGCTATCAGCTTGGGTGTCGGTGTTGTGGTAAGTATGTTCACAGCGATTACTGTGAGCCATTTCTTATTGCGCTTATTGATTGATTGTAATTTCACGAACCATCCATTCTGGTTTGGTGCGAATATTTCCCCTGCCACAAGCGCAGATGCTTTTGCACCAAAAACTTTGAAAGGAGGTAAGCGCAAATGACATTAGATGTAATCAGACACCATCGCTGGTGGTTTGCCATTTCCTCTATTCTAGTTATTATCAGCCTTGTGTCGATTTTTACAAAGGGATTTAACTTTGGTATCGATTATACAGGCGGTACCATTGTCGAGGTGGTATTTGACAAGCCCGTAGAGGTTAGTCAGGTTCGTGATGTTTTGAAAGCATATAATCTTGAAAGCGCACAAATTCAGCTTTCCGGAGATACGACAGGTGATACGTCCGGTGAGGATGTAATGATTCGTACCCGTAACTTGGAGCCGAGTGAAAGCGCAGCCGTTGTAGAATCCTTAACAAAATCTCTTGGAACTAATACGGTTAAGCGTATAGAAACAGTAGGTGCCGTTATCGGTTCCGAGGTGACGGAACATGCGATTCTAAATCTTGTCATCGCTTTTGCCGCACTTGCACTGTATATTTCATATCGCTTTGAATATAAGATCGCTGTTTCCGCATTAGCGGCTATTCTTCATGATTTGATTATGGTTTTAGGCGTATTCTCGTATTTTCAGTTGGAAATCGATGCGTCTTTCTTGGCGGCGATTTTAACAGTCGTAGGTTATTCGATGAACGAATCCGTTGTTATTTTTGACCGCATTCGTGAAAATACTCATACTCATAAGCGTACGGATACATTTGCGGACTTGGCAAATGCATCTATTACGCAAAGTATTCATCGCAGTTTTTATACATTGGCAACGGTTATGTTCGCATGTGTATCCCTTTTTGTATTTGGCGGCGATACGACGAAAAACTTTGCATTATGTATGATTATCGGCTTTGCCAGCGGTGCATATTCCTCTATCTGCGTAGCTACTTCCTTGTGGGTCTTATGGAAAAGCCGTAATAAGAACGATATGC
It encodes the following:
- the queA gene encoding tRNA preQ1(34) S-adenosylmethionine ribosyltransferase-isomerase QueA is translated as MKVTDFDYELPEELIAQHPVELRDTARLLVLDKVTGAVEHKAHFYDLLEELHEGDVLVFNNTKVIPARLYGHRRESGGKVEVLLLTPCGESRWECLVKPGKKCPIGQVIEFDDRLRGTVLDKTEFGGRIIEFTCDGVFDDIIQEIGEMPLPPYIHEKLKDKDRYQTVYAKEKGSAAAPTAGLHFTPQLLDAIKAKGVSLEFVTLHVGIGTFRPVSAESIEDHEMHSEFFVVPKDVADRINAAKRNGSRIIAVGTTSVRTLESATDDDGILQGMSGWTQIFIYPGYQFKMIDALVTNFHLPQSTLLMLISALAGREHCLAAYEEAVRERYRFFSFGDAMFIR
- the tgt gene encoding tRNA guanosine(34) transglycosylase Tgt, coding for MASITFELQKTCPHTGARAGLLHTPHGTFQTPMFMPVGTQATVKTMTPEELKDMGSQVILSNTYHLFLRPGAELIEEAGGLHTFMNWDQAILTDSGGFQVFSLGDMRKITEEGVTFRSHIDGSKQFLSPEVATKVQEQLGSDIAMAFDECIPYPADHDYAKRSTARTTRWAHRCQEARHAHDRQGMFGIVQGGMYKALRKQSAEELVAMDFEGYSIGGLSVGEPHDLMNEILEYTTPLLPTDKARYLMGVGTADCLVEGVARGVDMFDCVYPTRVARNGMAMTWKGRLNIRNAVYSRDWGPLEEGCQCYTCQNYSRAYIRHLYKAEEILALRLVTYHNLYFLLEFMRQMRQAILEDRFPQFRMQFWDSFKK
- the yajC gene encoding preprotein translocase subunit YajC — protein: MGDIQQILQTSWPILLMVVIFYFLLWRPQKKQQKERANLLGSLKKGQKIVTIGGIYGEIIELDDEKVKVQVAEKVELTFARTAIANVLSKKNKDEK
- a CDS encoding 5-formyltetrahydrofolate cyclo-ligase, yielding MNTKEAVRRACKSVRAALSIEDCERWTKSLTEQITLNPRYQSAKTVMAYLAMPKEANLDGVIRHALICGKSVYVPVCVDKTTMIAVRLQSLDAVTRGVLGIRIPPEPYDIIQPDDLDLILVPGAGFDRYGGRMGMGNGYYDRFLAGLSPSFYIGVCWSAQLSDTPIPMDEHDCRVEQIITEQGIVHCVQ
- the secD gene encoding protein translocase subunit SecD yields the protein MKGKAIVKFLFAVAVIIGLFAYFIQPLAGSLKQGLDLQGGTHIVLEAEDSATGVADNDAVERAKQILERRINEMGLSEPLVQREGARRIIIELPGVKDPDEAIKRIGKTAVLEFKNDQGQTVMTGDDLKDAKEELGQNKQPLVAIELSDEGAKKFADLTSKNIGRRIAITLDGKELTNPVVQQAITGGKATISGSQTLEEAKDLAILLRSGALPVKINVLEVRTVGPSLGQDSKDKSVVAFSAGIAMIMIFLIILYRLSGVVANLALLVYVLLLLLVLGKGFAATMTLPGIAGIILSMGVAVDANILIFERFKEEVFSGKSMRVAMEAGFSRALATITDANVSVIITAAILTILGSGPVRGFAISLGVGVVVSMFTAITVSHFLLRLLIDCNFTNHPFWFGANISPATSADAFAPKTLKGGKRK
- the secF gene encoding protein translocase subunit SecF produces the protein MTLDVIRHHRWWFAISSILVIISLVSIFTKGFNFGIDYTGGTIVEVVFDKPVEVSQVRDVLKAYNLESAQIQLSGDTTGDTSGEDVMIRTRNLEPSESAAVVESLTKSLGTNTVKRIETVGAVIGSEVTEHAILNLVIAFAALALYISYRFEYKIAVSALAAILHDLIMVLGVFSYFQLEIDASFLAAILTVVGYSMNESVVIFDRIRENTHTHKRTDTFADLANASITQSIHRSFYTLATVMFACVSLFVFGGDTTKNFALCMIIGFASGAYSSICVATSLWVLWKSRNKNDMRNQQ